A portion of the Meiothermus sp. CFH 77666 genome contains these proteins:
- the guaA gene encoding glutamine-hydrolyzing GMP synthase, with protein MSVVILDYGSQYTRLIARRIRELRAYSVILPGTASLERIQAENPQALILSGGPASVFDPASPKPAPGVLEQGWPTLGICYGMQYLAQHYGGKVERAGRREYGKANLVFHDGPLFAGLEGELQMWMSHSDAVTELPEGWRVIARTDENPVAGIAAPDGRTFGVQFHPEVVHSPKGMQVLENFLELAGVERDWTAEHTLDNLIAEIRAKVGNDKVMLAVSGGVDSSTLALLLSRAIGDQLTAVFVDHGLLRLGERLEVEQALRPLGKALRVVDASEQFLSALQGVSDPEQKRKIVGREFIRVFEREARQLSAQGYRWLAQGTLYPDVIESAGSGEGSANIKSHHNVGGLPEDLKFELLEPFRYLFKDEVRELALLLGLPEPIRMRHPFPGPGLSIRILGEVTPQKLDILRRADDIFISGLRDWNLYDQVSQAAAILTPMQSVGVIGDERSYGYVLGLRAVSTVDFMTADWARLPLDFLDEVARKITRQVPEIGRVVYDITSKPPATIEWE; from the coding sequence ATGAGTGTGGTTATCCTCGACTATGGCTCCCAGTACACCCGCCTGATTGCCCGCCGCATCCGCGAGTTGCGAGCCTATTCGGTCATACTGCCGGGAACTGCCAGCCTGGAGCGCATCCAGGCCGAAAATCCCCAGGCCCTGATTCTTTCGGGGGGGCCGGCCTCGGTGTTCGACCCTGCCAGCCCCAAACCTGCGCCGGGGGTGCTCGAGCAGGGCTGGCCCACCCTGGGCATCTGCTATGGCATGCAGTACCTGGCTCAACACTATGGCGGCAAGGTCGAGCGAGCCGGACGGCGTGAGTATGGCAAGGCCAACCTGGTCTTTCACGACGGCCCGCTTTTTGCAGGACTGGAGGGCGAATTGCAGATGTGGATGTCGCACTCCGACGCCGTAACCGAGTTGCCCGAAGGCTGGCGTGTGATTGCCAGAACCGACGAAAACCCAGTAGCAGGCATTGCGGCGCCGGACGGGCGCACCTTTGGCGTACAGTTCCACCCCGAGGTGGTGCACAGCCCCAAGGGAATGCAGGTACTGGAGAATTTCCTCGAGCTGGCCGGAGTAGAGCGCGACTGGACGGCAGAGCATACCCTGGACAACCTGATCGCCGAGATTCGCGCCAAAGTAGGCAACGACAAGGTGATGCTGGCCGTGTCGGGGGGGGTGGATTCCTCCACCCTGGCCCTGCTGCTTTCGCGGGCCATTGGCGACCAGCTCACGGCGGTGTTTGTGGATCATGGCTTGCTGCGCCTGGGCGAACGCCTCGAGGTCGAGCAGGCCCTGCGTCCTTTAGGGAAGGCCTTGCGGGTGGTGGATGCCTCGGAGCAGTTCTTGTCGGCCTTGCAGGGGGTGTCCGACCCCGAACAGAAGCGCAAAATTGTAGGACGGGAGTTTATCCGGGTCTTTGAGCGTGAGGCCCGGCAGTTGTCCGCTCAAGGCTATCGGTGGCTGGCCCAGGGGACGCTTTACCCCGATGTGATCGAGTCGGCGGGCAGTGGCGAGGGCAGCGCCAACATCAAGAGCCACCACAACGTGGGGGGGTTGCCCGAGGACTTGAAATTTGAGCTGCTCGAGCCCTTCCGCTACCTGTTCAAAGACGAAGTGCGCGAACTGGCCTTGCTGCTGGGCCTGCCCGAACCTATTCGCATGCGCCATCCCTTTCCGGGGCCGGGTCTCTCCATTCGCATTCTGGGGGAAGTCACCCCCCAGAAGCTGGACATTTTGCGCCGCGCCGACGATATTTTTATCTCGGGTTTGCGCGACTGGAACCTCTACGACCAGGTTTCGCAGGCCGCGGCCATCCTGACGCCCATGCAGAGCGTAGGGGTGATTGGGGATGAACGCAGCTACGGCTACGTGCTGGGTTTGCGGGCGGTGTCCACGGTGGACTTTATGACCGCCGACTGGGCCCGTTTGCCGCTGGATTTTCTGGACGAAGTGGCCCGCAAAATTACCCGCCAGGTGCCGGAGATCGGGCGGGTGGTTTACGACATTACCAGTAAGCCCCCGGCCACCATCGAGTGGGAGTAG